A DNA window from Stutzerimonas stutzeri contains the following coding sequences:
- a CDS encoding twin-arginine translocation pathway signal protein, with amino-acid sequence MSEPSMHRRQLLKIGLLGGALLAGGGLLSRTLSAAADGPANGFVMLRDSDLPLLTRLTPLLLTGSVSADAMPQAVQATLISLDQGLRHLSPALAEQVQQLFDVLSLPLTRGPLTGIWGNWDAASDDELQAFLLRWQNSSLTLLRQGHASLLQMILMAWYASPASWAHCGYPGPPKV; translated from the coding sequence ATGAGCGAGCCCTCGATGCACCGCCGCCAACTGCTCAAGATCGGCCTGCTCGGCGGCGCGCTGTTGGCAGGTGGCGGCCTACTCAGCCGAACACTGAGTGCCGCTGCCGACGGCCCGGCAAATGGCTTCGTCATGCTGCGCGACAGCGATTTGCCGCTGCTGACCCGCCTGACGCCGCTGCTGTTGACCGGGTCGGTATCCGCTGATGCCATGCCGCAAGCCGTACAGGCCACTCTGATCAGCCTTGACCAGGGCCTGCGACACCTTTCGCCAGCCTTGGCAGAACAGGTGCAACAGCTGTTCGACGTGCTCAGCCTGCCGTTGACCCGTGGTCCTTTGACCGGCATCTGGGGCAACTGGGATGCGGCGTCCGATGACGAACTGCAGGCCTTCCTGCTGCGCTGGCAAAACAGTTCGCTGACCCTGCTGCGCCAGGGCCACGCCTCGTTGCTACAGATGATCCTCATGGCCTGGTACGCCAGCCCCGCCTCTTGGGCGCACTGCGGTTATCCCGGACCGCCCAAGGTCTGA
- a CDS encoding coniferyl aldehyde dehydrogenase has translation MSADTPQALAALEYVFASQRVAFNAAPMPLEEDRLRWLDALRDVLASNQPALIEAIAADFGHRSADETLLAEIMPSLHGIRYACRYLRRWMKPSRRRVGLAFQPASARVIYQPLGVVGIIVPWNYPLYLAIGPLIGALAAGNRVMLKMSESTPATGQLLKTLLAQIFPDNQVAVVLGDVEVGRAFARLPFDHLLFTGATPIGRDVMRAAAENLTPVTLELGGKSPAIVSSGVPLADAAERIAFGKCMNAGQTCVAPDYVLVPHDRIDGFVSAYRDAVQRLYPTLSDNPDYTAIINARQLARLQDYLDDAEAKGARILPLFAQAQQRRMPHCLLLEVNEQMRVMQEEVFGPLLPIVPYGDLDEALAYVNARPRPLALYYFGYDRGEQQRVLEQTHSGGVCLNDTLLHVAQDDLPFGGIGPSGMGQYHGHEGFLTFSKAKGVFVKQRFNAARLIYPPYGKWWQRLIYALFIR, from the coding sequence ATGTCTGCCGACACACCACAAGCGCTCGCCGCTCTGGAGTACGTGTTCGCAAGCCAGCGCGTAGCGTTCAATGCCGCGCCGATGCCGCTGGAGGAAGACCGCCTGCGCTGGCTGGACGCCCTGCGCGATGTGCTCGCCAGCAACCAGCCGGCGCTGATCGAGGCGATCGCGGCGGATTTTGGTCATCGTTCGGCCGACGAGACGCTGCTGGCGGAAATCATGCCCAGCCTGCATGGCATCCGGTACGCCTGCCGTTACCTGCGCCGCTGGATGAAACCCTCACGCCGACGTGTCGGTCTGGCCTTCCAGCCGGCCAGCGCAAGGGTGATCTATCAGCCGCTGGGTGTGGTCGGCATCATCGTGCCGTGGAACTACCCGCTCTACCTGGCCATCGGACCGCTGATCGGCGCACTGGCGGCAGGCAATCGGGTGATGCTGAAGATGAGCGAGTCGACGCCCGCTACCGGCCAGCTGCTCAAGACGCTGCTGGCACAGATATTCCCCGACAACCAGGTGGCGGTAGTGCTGGGTGACGTAGAAGTGGGGCGCGCCTTTGCCCGGCTGCCGTTCGATCACCTGCTGTTCACCGGCGCGACCCCGATCGGCCGCGATGTGATGCGCGCAGCCGCTGAGAACCTCACGCCGGTGACCCTCGAACTCGGCGGCAAGTCGCCAGCCATCGTCTCGTCCGGCGTGCCACTCGCCGATGCGGCCGAACGCATTGCCTTCGGCAAATGCATGAATGCCGGGCAAACCTGCGTTGCACCGGACTACGTACTGGTTCCGCATGACCGCATCGATGGCTTCGTTTCAGCCTACCGCGACGCCGTGCAGCGCCTGTATCCGACGCTTAGCGATAATCCCGACTACACCGCGATCATCAATGCCCGTCAGCTGGCGCGACTGCAAGACTATCTGGACGATGCCGAGGCCAAAGGCGCGAGAATCCTGCCGCTATTCGCCCAGGCGCAGCAGCGGCGCATGCCGCACTGCCTGTTGCTGGAGGTGAACGAGCAGATGCGGGTGATGCAGGAGGAGGTCTTCGGCCCACTGTTGCCGATCGTGCCCTACGGCGATCTGGATGAAGCGCTGGCCTACGTCAACGCACGGCCGCGACCGCTGGCGCTGTACTACTTCGGCTACGACCGCGGCGAACAGCAACGGGTGCTGGAACAGACCCACTCCGGCGGCGTTTGCCTGAATGACACCCTGTTGCACGTCGCCCAGGACGATCTGCCGTTCGGCGGCATCGGCCCCTCCGGCATGGGGCAGTACCACGGCCACGAGGGCTTCCTCACCTTCAGCAAGGCCAAGGGCGTGTTCGTCAAACAGCGCTTCAACGCCGCCCGGCTGATCTACCCACCCTATGGCAAGTGGTGGCAGAGGCTGATCTACGCTCTGTTCATACGCTGA
- a CDS encoding TetR/AcrR family transcriptional regulator, with product MAPRTKTRDRIIEASLALFNAQGERNVTTNHIAAHLGISPGNLYYHFANKQAIVAELFGQYEARVDQFLRLPPAREVQVQDKALYLEALLDAMWDYRFLHRDLEGLLDADPEFAVRYQAFATRCLQHAQTIYQGFATAGILLADEMEIDALALNAWIVLTSWVRFLGTAGTGAGSGQLDRLHLRRGIYQVLALENGLVAAGAVEAVRALQQQYFVPSEQILP from the coding sequence ATGGCACCCCGAACCAAGACCCGTGACCGCATCATCGAAGCCAGCCTGGCGCTGTTCAATGCTCAGGGCGAGCGCAACGTCACGACCAACCACATCGCCGCTCACCTCGGCATCTCGCCGGGCAACCTCTACTACCACTTCGCCAACAAGCAGGCGATCGTCGCCGAGCTGTTCGGACAGTACGAGGCGCGTGTCGACCAGTTCCTGCGATTGCCGCCGGCGCGGGAGGTGCAAGTCCAGGACAAGGCGCTTTACCTCGAAGCCTTACTCGATGCGATGTGGGACTACCGGTTTTTGCATCGTGATCTGGAAGGCTTGCTGGATGCCGACCCCGAGTTCGCGGTGCGTTATCAGGCGTTCGCCACTCGCTGTCTGCAGCACGCCCAGACGATTTACCAGGGCTTCGCCACGGCCGGCATATTGCTGGCTGACGAAATGGAGATCGACGCGTTAGCACTCAACGCCTGGATCGTGCTCACCTCGTGGGTACGTTTTCTCGGCACAGCCGGTACGGGTGCAGGTTCGGGCCAGCTGGATCGACTGCATCTGCGGCGTGGCATCTATCAGGTTCTGGCTCTGGAAAATGGCCTGGTTGCTGCTGGCGCGGTTGAGGCGGTGCGTGCCTTGCAGCAGCAGTACTTCGTTCCCAGCGAGCAGATACTGCCGTGA
- a CDS encoding diguanylate cyclase domain-containing protein — protein sequence MPRVGVLGVSSLPLSGVDVERHADLLSFQGEATYDVVLLDLPGARAGEALRSLRMDKRYRFSLIYCCQDLDSWCTALGDGAPPPDLSAVVPLWRLWCERFGLFNRGSAPERFEARVLAWLWLRPHGGVLAVRDASVAQHYRYPLLEALEDDETPNVFAWLQLMTQQGWLEEAELLDRVRLCVSCGSGRLNYVDVCPECQTLEIARQPSLHCFTCGHVGPQEHFLKDGLLLCPNCLSRLRHIGSDYDRPLENYRCRSCHAFFVDAEVEARCLDCGHGHAPDKLRVREVRNYRLAEAGRLRCRQGYSASAIETDQFGQLNLLTQKTFHELLNWQLQMVRRYKKPGFSLLGLRFVNLAATINELGELRGHALVDSLVERLQEAVRDTDRCCRVSEEILWIMMPHTEAEGLAVVRKRLAQGAEQLASGQIGRLQLRQAGFTAPADLLEHEDAALLLARLNGELG from the coding sequence ATGCCGCGTGTTGGCGTTCTAGGTGTTTCATCGTTGCCGTTGTCCGGCGTTGACGTCGAGCGGCACGCCGACCTCCTTTCGTTCCAGGGAGAGGCCACCTATGACGTGGTTCTGCTTGATCTTCCGGGCGCCCGAGCCGGCGAGGCGCTGCGCAGCCTGCGGATGGACAAGCGCTATCGATTCAGCCTGATCTATTGCTGCCAAGACCTGGACTCCTGGTGCACCGCTTTGGGCGATGGCGCGCCGCCGCCGGATCTCAGCGCCGTGGTACCGCTGTGGCGGCTATGGTGCGAGCGCTTCGGTTTGTTCAATCGCGGCAGTGCGCCGGAGCGCTTCGAGGCGCGGGTGCTGGCCTGGCTCTGGCTACGGCCTCACGGCGGCGTGCTGGCGGTGCGTGATGCGAGTGTTGCCCAGCACTACCGTTATCCGCTGCTCGAAGCGCTGGAAGATGACGAGACGCCCAATGTGTTCGCCTGGCTGCAGTTGATGACGCAGCAGGGATGGCTTGAAGAAGCCGAGCTGCTCGACCGTGTTCGACTGTGTGTCAGCTGCGGTTCGGGGCGCCTGAACTACGTCGACGTCTGCCCGGAATGCCAGACACTGGAGATTGCACGGCAGCCCTCGTTGCATTGCTTCACCTGCGGCCATGTCGGGCCTCAGGAGCATTTTCTCAAGGATGGCCTGCTGCTGTGTCCGAACTGTCTCAGTCGTTTGCGCCATATCGGCAGTGATTACGACAGGCCGCTGGAGAACTACCGCTGCCGCAGTTGCCATGCGTTTTTCGTCGATGCCGAAGTAGAGGCGCGCTGCCTGGATTGTGGGCACGGCCATGCTCCCGACAAGCTAAGGGTCCGCGAGGTGCGCAACTATCGCCTGGCCGAGGCCGGTCGCTTACGTTGCCGTCAGGGCTACAGTGCCAGCGCCATCGAGACCGACCAGTTTGGCCAGCTCAACTTGCTGACACAGAAAACCTTCCACGAGCTGCTCAACTGGCAGTTGCAGATGGTTCGACGCTACAAGAAACCTGGCTTTTCCTTGCTGGGGCTACGTTTCGTCAACCTGGCAGCGACCATCAACGAGCTCGGCGAACTGCGTGGTCACGCATTGGTGGATAGCCTGGTGGAGCGGCTTCAGGAAGCCGTACGCGACACCGATCGCTGCTGCCGGGTTAGCGAAGAAATCCTCTGGATCATGATGCCGCACACCGAGGCGGAGGGCCTGGCGGTGGTGCGTAAGCGGCTCGCGCAGGGCGCCGAACAGCTGGCCAGTGGGCAAATCGGTCGGCTGCAGCTGCGTCAAGCGGGCTTCACGGCTCCGGCCGATCTGCTTGAACATGAGGACGCCGCCTTGCTGCTGGCCCGACTCAACGGGGAGTTGGGCTGA
- a CDS encoding glycosyltransferase family 2 protein codes for MDAFWLQWLGILGEIDKPDGLGYLLVMLFPAFLLLEVPLNLVILLGVLRWFVRKPFELPEGNSYRPRVSCIITCYSEGRDVQTTLLSLCEQTYRGEIEMIPVIDGAAVNHSTMQAVRDFRVNARLYPHRFLRPIAKWQRGGRVSSLNAGLEYSTGEIVMALDGDTSFDNDMVVNVVRHFQDPQVPAVAGSLRVRNTRASLTTAMQALEYLLSIQMAKIGLSEWNVVNNVSGAFGAFRRSFLEKIGGWDTHTAEDLDLTLRIKNYFGREPLRIPFEPCAIGHTDAPATFRQFLMQRLRWDGDLFFLYVRKHRHSFTPRLLGWRNFIVVLVSGFFFQLVLPFIIFGYFLVGLYTLSFSTFLVLALLVYLVYLANTLLAYVVLLAMVSERPMKDLWLCWAVPLFPLFMFVMRCWSAVAILNEMLRRGHEETAMAPWWVLRKAKRF; via the coding sequence ATGGACGCCTTCTGGCTGCAATGGCTGGGCATTCTCGGGGAAATCGATAAACCCGACGGGTTGGGCTATCTGCTGGTAATGCTGTTTCCGGCGTTCCTGTTGTTGGAGGTGCCGCTCAACCTGGTCATTTTGCTTGGCGTATTGCGCTGGTTCGTGCGCAAGCCATTCGAGCTGCCGGAGGGCAACAGCTATCGGCCCCGTGTCTCCTGCATCATCACCTGTTACAGCGAGGGCCGCGACGTACAAACCACGCTGCTCAGTCTGTGCGAACAGACCTACCGCGGCGAAATCGAGATGATTCCGGTGATCGACGGCGCGGCGGTCAACCACTCAACGATGCAGGCCGTACGCGACTTCCGCGTTAACGCACGGTTGTATCCGCACCGATTTCTGCGACCGATCGCCAAGTGGCAGCGCGGGGGACGGGTGTCCTCGCTCAATGCAGGGCTCGAATACAGCACCGGTGAGATCGTCATGGCGCTGGACGGCGATACCTCCTTCGACAACGACATGGTGGTCAACGTGGTGCGGCACTTCCAGGATCCGCAGGTGCCAGCCGTGGCGGGCAGCCTGCGGGTGCGCAACACGCGTGCATCGCTCACCACCGCGATGCAGGCGCTGGAATACCTGCTGTCGATTCAGATGGCGAAAATCGGGCTTAGCGAGTGGAACGTGGTGAACAACGTCTCCGGCGCGTTTGGGGCCTTCCGGCGCAGCTTTCTGGAAAAAATAGGAGGCTGGGATACGCACACTGCTGAAGACCTCGACCTCACGCTGCGAATCAAAAACTACTTCGGCCGCGAGCCGTTGCGCATTCCATTCGAGCCCTGCGCAATCGGGCATACCGACGCGCCAGCGACCTTCCGCCAGTTCCTCATGCAGCGCCTGCGCTGGGATGGCGACCTGTTCTTCCTTTACGTACGCAAGCACCGCCACAGCTTCACGCCAAGATTGCTCGGCTGGCGGAACTTCATCGTGGTGCTGGTGAGTGGCTTCTTCTTCCAGCTGGTGCTGCCTTTCATCATCTTCGGCTACTTCCTGGTGGGCCTCTACACGCTGAGTTTTTCGACCTTTCTGGTGCTCGCGCTACTGGTCTACCTGGTTTACCTGGCCAATACGTTGCTGGCCTACGTCGTTCTGCTGGCAATGGTGTCCGAGCGGCCGATGAAGGATCTGTGGCTGTGCTGGGCGGTGCCGCTGTTTCCGCTGTTCATGTTCGTCATGCGTTGCTGGAGCGCGGTCGCCATCCTCAACGAGATGCTGCGGCGCGGGCACGAAGAAACTGCCATGGCACCCTGGTGGGTGCTGCGCAAGGCGAAGAGGTTCTGA